A genomic stretch from Terriglobus sp. RCC_193 includes:
- a CDS encoding ATP-binding protein, which translates to MNGTNTNFTEIAGRDASAVIRGFVFQVNLTILRWIELPADRRLALECGEDIDTVENASDDGLTAEKRLLEQIKVRDTRSLTLRTPEALQSVANFCRHRQNNPGIELAMRYVTTAVIAVEQDWPRTEGAIDTWMSVRRGVFNDSNRADAIAAIRAFLVSCTKPDKTSDEAWQALQATLTLDEDSFLSQLIMPFEWGAGYGNYLQIEQEAIAALSTSSFAQDGTPESVFEHLFAYVFRVLCRPGGKELTAHVLKTELESPTISQSDRGILRLLRDEFSAIKEDISEIKIAVQSQMHAFGELTKKVETLSQPFGVGAHFALIAPAFLSDPPEVLSGGAPRNNAVQGIVDLLDNKQPALILGEPGSGKTQLSLFASDRLQRRTFWLNIPREASEAQADGMLEGFLRSLLPGTERLPFRQMCELACKQLDAALVIVDDLPRIIPRGQLSTRIETFANSLRAVGGLLLMSSYFPLPETLTASISLGRYEVKRFDAQDVLELLAANAAPTAIRTEQVANLLVTLTEGLPMLAMAAVRYLRSNTWNFTYIELEALFKGEFATAHRRDAVSVLEFIVRDQEERELLARMSLAIGDFSSEDIARVARVPQGIPLVGEKIARATGVWLQKNSDGRFTRSPLITAASADALDPKTKRGVHFALAMLILDRKELAPIEVFTCFNHLLMAKTTVTAVVILLQALSSLLEMEDTIEDDFGFARMWTGLTVDNEIPLDLLLYLKSMQIAVLAKQGRDLSAGLSQLDTMLAAAPSGSWGAAMAAATIAIYVVWLFPSIANKYLVEALRRMPAARLPDGSSFPTPEYPLEMILWMSSYTGKSDEDADSWIATVAKLSREQIVVLESSEMMEDNVTILCDGIWRREFDKPEAARNWQAASDRLKRVEAAGDDIGFPLLSAAAIRTQIVILAEWEHRLEDAVSLAESALKRLDRADCQFLIREVSGRQISYAGQGERAIPWLERALKCDAFRHSLWRRDVLITLAELKGPTSRHAAVELTAQAIVVAEGPHPYDLGVAEAFAEHGIALWKAEDRRSAFAAFENAVDRFLKAPSQVELWKGSFFRLFAALVYFSDVMQHGKPREGHQEPEQASFLGSRDAHPSYKDEQQSYICLRLAMYADGLGDLAGASKWVYRAIERASEFPEAWTGLRLQCILALPQALLTNDFDKAAELARLASEQNADKLIALGRSLPAEAQREFVAKAADIESVMTGVPTAARHQAFLMHPFIPLAMKLVTLSLEGASPGQVATYLSQIETHVPVTCAPAGFVNDLRRALIARDDWHTLQQEGYVAIPANNLIHGYVLVLGAMYNAPVEAALGLQITLAEHLEGFFGAAPSLYRHLIAPMFRVYWDRATGQSMALFRTPQAYTRRQLQLSDGSPRGTRQLLAAMASCLGVGLPPKMAEWLSK; encoded by the coding sequence ATGAATGGGACCAATACGAACTTTACTGAAATCGCCGGCCGCGACGCCTCGGCTGTCATTCGGGGTTTCGTGTTTCAGGTGAACCTGACTATCCTCCGCTGGATTGAACTCCCGGCTGATAGGCGCCTAGCGCTGGAGTGCGGCGAAGACATAGACACCGTCGAGAATGCATCGGATGATGGCCTGACCGCCGAAAAGAGACTTCTGGAGCAGATCAAAGTCCGTGACACGAGGTCTTTAACCCTTCGTACGCCCGAGGCTCTACAGTCGGTGGCGAACTTTTGCCGCCATCGGCAAAACAACCCTGGTATAGAGCTAGCGATGCGTTACGTCACGACTGCCGTAATCGCCGTTGAGCAAGACTGGCCACGAACTGAGGGCGCGATCGACACTTGGATGTCTGTTCGTCGTGGTGTGTTCAACGATAGCAACCGTGCTGATGCTATCGCAGCCATTCGCGCCTTCCTTGTTTCCTGCACCAAGCCTGATAAGACTTCTGACGAAGCGTGGCAAGCATTACAAGCCACCCTCACCTTGGATGAAGATTCTTTTCTGTCACAGCTCATCATGCCTTTCGAATGGGGCGCCGGGTACGGAAACTATCTCCAGATCGAGCAAGAGGCCATCGCTGCGCTTTCTACGAGCAGTTTCGCGCAGGATGGCACACCCGAGTCGGTCTTTGAACATCTCTTCGCCTATGTCTTTCGTGTCCTTTGCCGTCCCGGAGGAAAGGAGCTTACGGCCCACGTTCTGAAGACTGAGCTTGAAAGCCCCACAATCAGCCAATCGGACCGTGGCATTCTGCGTTTGTTGCGAGATGAATTCAGCGCGATTAAGGAAGATATCTCGGAAATCAAGATTGCCGTGCAGAGCCAGATGCACGCCTTTGGCGAGCTCACGAAGAAAGTCGAAACATTGAGCCAGCCGTTTGGCGTTGGTGCTCATTTTGCACTGATTGCTCCCGCGTTTTTATCCGATCCGCCAGAAGTCCTTTCCGGTGGCGCGCCAAGGAACAATGCGGTGCAAGGGATCGTCGATCTTCTCGACAACAAGCAGCCTGCCTTGATTTTGGGTGAGCCCGGTTCTGGAAAGACGCAACTCTCGCTGTTCGCCTCTGACCGCCTTCAGCGACGCACATTTTGGCTCAATATTCCTCGCGAGGCCTCGGAAGCTCAGGCTGACGGCATGCTGGAAGGGTTTCTTCGCTCTCTGCTTCCGGGCACCGAGCGGCTTCCGTTTCGGCAAATGTGTGAGCTAGCGTGCAAGCAACTTGACGCTGCGCTTGTGATCGTTGATGACCTGCCACGCATCATTCCACGCGGACAACTATCAACAAGGATCGAGACCTTTGCCAACAGCCTACGTGCTGTTGGCGGCTTACTGCTGATGTCCAGTTATTTCCCGCTGCCTGAAACGCTGACAGCTTCGATTAGTCTAGGCCGCTACGAGGTCAAACGGTTCGATGCCCAAGACGTACTGGAGCTACTCGCTGCTAATGCTGCGCCAACGGCGATTCGCACAGAACAAGTCGCCAATCTTCTGGTCACTCTGACTGAAGGCCTTCCGATGCTGGCGATGGCAGCCGTTCGCTACCTGAGAAGCAACACATGGAATTTCACCTATATAGAGCTGGAAGCCCTGTTCAAAGGCGAGTTTGCCACGGCACATCGCCGCGACGCCGTGAGCGTGTTGGAGTTCATTGTCAGAGATCAAGAGGAGCGCGAATTGCTAGCAAGGATGAGCTTGGCAATCGGAGACTTTTCAAGCGAGGACATCGCGAGAGTCGCACGCGTCCCACAAGGCATTCCTCTGGTCGGTGAGAAGATTGCGCGCGCAACCGGCGTGTGGCTGCAAAAGAATAGTGATGGCCGCTTCACTCGCTCCCCGCTCATCACTGCGGCATCGGCTGATGCGCTTGATCCAAAGACAAAGCGGGGTGTTCATTTTGCTCTTGCGATGCTGATCCTCGACCGCAAAGAATTGGCTCCCATCGAAGTCTTCACCTGCTTTAACCATCTCTTGATGGCGAAAACCACCGTGACGGCAGTGGTGATTCTGCTGCAGGCGCTTTCCTCTCTCCTTGAGATGGAAGACACCATCGAGGATGATTTCGGGTTCGCCAGAATGTGGACGGGCCTCACCGTTGACAATGAGATTCCGCTCGATCTTCTTCTCTATCTGAAGTCGATGCAAATCGCTGTACTAGCCAAACAGGGACGAGATCTCAGCGCCGGTCTCTCTCAACTCGACACAATGTTGGCAGCCGCCCCAAGCGGTAGCTGGGGCGCAGCGATGGCAGCGGCCACCATCGCGATCTACGTAGTTTGGCTATTTCCTTCCATCGCGAACAAATATCTTGTCGAGGCTCTCAGGCGGATGCCCGCCGCTCGATTGCCTGATGGATCATCGTTTCCGACGCCCGAGTATCCCCTTGAGATGATCCTTTGGATGTCGAGCTATACCGGTAAATCCGATGAGGATGCTGACTCTTGGATCGCAACGGTTGCCAAGCTCTCTCGTGAACAAATCGTTGTGCTTGAGTCTTCGGAAATGATGGAAGACAACGTGACGATTCTCTGCGACGGTATCTGGAGGCGAGAATTTGATAAGCCGGAGGCGGCACGCAATTGGCAGGCCGCTTCTGATCGACTCAAGCGGGTGGAAGCGGCGGGTGACGACATTGGATTCCCCTTGCTGTCGGCCGCAGCAATTCGTACCCAGATCGTTATTCTTGCCGAATGGGAACATCGGCTCGAAGACGCCGTTTCGCTAGCCGAATCGGCACTCAAACGGTTGGATAGGGCGGACTGCCAATTTCTGATACGAGAGGTTTCTGGCCGTCAGATTTCTTACGCCGGGCAAGGCGAACGGGCCATTCCGTGGCTTGAACGCGCCCTAAAGTGTGATGCCTTTCGCCATAGTCTCTGGCGGCGCGACGTCCTAATCACGCTGGCTGAGTTGAAAGGCCCCACATCGCGCCATGCCGCAGTGGAGCTCACTGCGCAAGCTATCGTAGTCGCGGAAGGTCCGCATCCGTATGACCTTGGGGTTGCTGAGGCGTTCGCTGAACACGGTATCGCTTTGTGGAAGGCCGAAGACCGGCGTTCGGCTTTCGCGGCTTTTGAGAATGCTGTTGATCGGTTTCTAAAGGCTCCATCCCAAGTCGAACTCTGGAAAGGTTCCTTCTTTCGGCTATTCGCTGCGCTCGTCTACTTCAGCGATGTGATGCAGCATGGAAAGCCGCGAGAAGGTCATCAGGAACCGGAACAGGCCTCATTTTTAGGAAGCCGCGATGCTCACCCGTCCTATAAAGACGAACAACAAAGCTATATCTGTTTGCGGCTCGCTATGTACGCCGATGGATTGGGTGATCTCGCCGGCGCCTCCAAATGGGTTTATCGTGCTATCGAACGTGCGTCGGAATTTCCGGAAGCATGGACGGGCCTGCGACTACAGTGCATCTTGGCGCTGCCTCAGGCGTTGCTCACAAACGACTTCGACAAGGCCGCAGAATTGGCCAGATTGGCCTCCGAACAAAACGCGGACAAGCTGATCGCCCTAGGCAGATCTCTGCCGGCTGAAGCGCAGAGGGAGTTCGTTGCGAAGGCTGCTGACATCGAGTCGGTTATGACAGGCGTGCCTACGGCAGCGCGCCATCAGGCCTTTCTCATGCATCCGTTCATTCCGCTTGCCATGAAGCTTGTGACGCTGAGTCTTGAAGGCGCTTCGCCCGGGCAGGTAGCGACCTATCTGTCGCAAATTGAAACCCACGTTCCGGTTACGTGTGCTCCAGCAGGATTTGTGAATGATCTTCGGAGGGCGCTCATAGCTCGGGATGACTGGCACACGCTGCAGCAGGAAGGATATGTTGCGATACCTGCGAACAACCTCATACACGGATATGTTTTAGTCCTCGGTGCTATGTACAACGCTCCGGTTGAAGCCGCGCTGGGGCTCCAGATCACATTGGCTGAACATCTGGAGGGATTTTTCGGAGCTGCGCCGTCGCTCTATCGCCACCTGATTGCGCCCATGTTTCGCGTTTACTGGGATCGGGCTACAGGCCAGTCGATGGCGCTCTTCAGAACGCCCCAGGCTTATACCAGACGACAGCTCCAACTCAGCGACGGAAGTCCTAGGGGTACCCGCCAACTTCTTGCGGCGATGGCGTCTTGCCTCGGCGTCGGATTGCCGCCCAAGATGGCGGAATGGCTCAGTAAATGA
- a CDS encoding TlpA family protein disulfide reductase → MNLLTPFAHLLLMMSLLPLNQAGLKKAVASERGKVVVVNMWATWCAPCKAEMPSLVSFEKRHAGQKVKLILVSANEPEEEKAATKFLAASGFSAVSYIKQTKDDQKFIDSLNPKWSGALPATFVYNRSGKLVKSFFGIVDMNQLEAVIKPL, encoded by the coding sequence ATGAATCTCCTTACACCGTTCGCCCATTTGTTGTTGATGATGTCGCTTCTGCCCCTGAATCAGGCTGGACTCAAGAAGGCGGTTGCTTCCGAACGAGGCAAAGTCGTCGTGGTCAATATGTGGGCGACGTGGTGCGCTCCATGCAAAGCAGAGATGCCATCGCTTGTTTCATTTGAGAAGCGACACGCTGGCCAGAAGGTGAAGCTGATTCTCGTTTCAGCCAATGAGCCGGAGGAGGAGAAAGCTGCGACGAAGTTTCTCGCAGCCTCCGGCTTCAGCGCAGTCTCCTATATCAAGCAAACGAAGGATGATCAAAAGTTCATTGATTCGTTGAACCCGAAGTGGAGTGGCGCCCTACCCGCGACGTTTGTGTATAACCGTTCGGGCAAGCTCGTGAAGTCATTCTTTGGCATCGTTGATATGAACCAACTCGAAGCTGTGATCAAGCCATTGTGA
- a CDS encoding redoxin domain-containing protein: MKRILLAVSALTLTAIVIAAAPLVGARAAGITQLPETTLTDHGKPVTIHSADAPVTALIFVSTTCEVTAAYSARLEELFADYSGKKVQFVFVDSNANETTADVDTYSRARGWKFRVYQDEANRLADKLDAHVTPEVYLFDKTGTLRYHGRVDDSRPGTKITSRDTRTALDALLSGKPVPVAETKAFGCTISRVKS, encoded by the coding sequence ATGAAACGCATCCTGCTTGCAGTCTCTGCCCTAACGTTGACGGCTATCGTCATCGCTGCAGCACCTTTGGTGGGCGCTCGCGCTGCCGGAATTACACAGTTGCCAGAGACGACGTTGACCGATCACGGAAAGCCCGTCACGATCCATTCGGCGGATGCTCCGGTCACCGCTCTGATTTTCGTCTCGACGACGTGCGAGGTCACCGCCGCCTACAGCGCTCGGCTCGAAGAACTCTTCGCTGACTATTCCGGTAAGAAAGTACAGTTTGTCTTTGTCGATTCGAATGCGAATGAGACGACGGCGGATGTCGATACGTACAGCAGGGCTCGGGGCTGGAAGTTTCGGGTTTACCAGGATGAGGCGAACCGTCTCGCCGACAAGCTCGATGCTCATGTGACCCCCGAAGTCTATCTTTTCGATAAGACGGGCACTCTCCGCTATCACGGCCGTGTCGATGATTCGCGACCGGGTACGAAGATCACGTCGCGCGACACACGGACGGCGCTCGATGCGCTGCTCAGTGGAAAGCCCGTACCGGTCGCCGAGACCAAGGCGTTTGGCTGCACGATTTCTCGCGTGAAGAGCTAG
- a CDS encoding MerR family transcriptional regulator — MGSLTISQVAKQVGLRTSALRYYEQIGLLEPAERVGGQRRYDTSVFYRLSIVQRAQQAGFTLEEVQELITGFVPGTAAPERWKQLSARKMKELDAKMGEIQFMRGLLKDMMTNCHCDTLETCGKGIFHQIGGLNDQAVAKCCGPSAEKD; from the coding sequence ATGGGTTCTCTAACGATTTCGCAGGTGGCGAAGCAGGTTGGTCTCAGAACCTCCGCCCTGAGGTACTACGAGCAGATTGGGCTTCTAGAGCCTGCCGAACGGGTCGGCGGCCAGCGCCGCTACGATACCAGCGTCTTCTACCGGCTATCGATCGTGCAGAGGGCCCAACAGGCGGGATTCACCTTGGAAGAGGTCCAGGAATTGATCACGGGCTTCGTTCCTGGGACTGCAGCACCGGAGCGTTGGAAGCAACTGTCAGCGCGAAAGATGAAAGAACTCGATGCCAAGATGGGCGAAATCCAGTTCATGCGGGGGCTGCTGAAAGACATGATGACCAATTGCCACTGTGACACTCTGGAAACCTGCGGTAAGGGAATCTTCCACCAAATCGGCGGTCTGAACGATCAGGCAGTCGCGAAGTGCTGCGGCCCCTCAGCAGAGAAAGACTGA
- the avs2 gene encoding AVAST type 2 anti-phage system protein Avs2 has product MQINWKHIWTLNGSQTEGFEEFASQLARRETMPQGTKFTRKGKPDAGIECYWTLPSGDEIAWQAKYFLSQEGLDWSQVDGSIKTALEKHPRLVRYYICIPVDLPDARLPKQKSAFEKWQDHVTKWKGWAANKGMSVEFEWWGGHEMLEKLSSPANAGLARFWFDAAVLDADWFDKRLQEAIVTAGPRYTKEINVELPLVADFDAFGRTAEWVSRLKRFASQISKVARLASYGRDKLGEQRTNVEDVLASVETVIAMLREISVEPTSPISFKPILDQIATAESAIHSVLEKLSESERLEDEKPREGADRSYRENPFRSTRYKLYDVQRDLGEAAETLGHTESLAQSVLLLLNGTAGMGKTHLFCDLALKRQKAGLPTVLLMGQRFVMPAEPWTQALQQLDLAQWSAGDFVDALECVAQAANARVMVMIDALNEGAGRAIWPDHMSAFLKLIARSPWIAVAVSVRSSYEELVLPAGVIATATRVTHEGFADHEYDASKTFFKHYGIELPSTPLLAPEYRSPLFLKSICLGLQAAGHTRLPRGFHGITQVFQLYTGAINSRLAKSLDFDEKAQLVQKALKLFVAAFPSHRQQWLSRSETITLVDELLPGRSFQSSLYQNLVGEGLLVENLVPMQDGVEQEFVHLGYERLTDHFTAEQILEKVRQAPNRTIEAPLTDDDKRLTSGVLESLFIQAPETLQQELLDFAPSVSSHWQWPHAYIQSLIWRSPKAFTDRTIDWFNQSIARVSDQTKALEIVLTLASVPDHPWNADFLDRQLRKRKMPERDEWWTVKLHSLYADERSAVHRIIDWALSLKSVDVVEEESVRLASVTLAWLLSSSNRFLRDRATKAAANLLRGREPAAADLVRAFATVDDLYIRERVLAIAYGVAMRSRDAARLQPLADAVLETVFSTPPVVAHHLLRDYARGAIERLHVLSPQPDQILARVRPPYGSKWPRIPSKKAIEKLEESIKAGGKEAFGAWRITGSVLHDDFGRYVIGTNSWSTDWLSLRLDQPEWRSYSERLQRFRDECDPTLSGFWEKYEAAESKHSEASSNRFLAELRFGIHDEGEQSEDFDAAISDAEKLVKTAQTALLNQLNPERADELRSLWKSRRSPEATRAPKFDLHFTQRYIVKRVFDLGWTTKRFEYFDHHVIRYSGRSASKAERIGKKYQWIAYHEACALIADNFQYRDDLGQSEVKHHYEGPWQDSTRDIDTSHSFLSTKGDSESQEGWWAPQFQPDWGEGQDGPTWAQNIADFPDMGSLIQKTDAYGRTWLVADLSFDRGGPTPEGMDRDEVESRRFWCHVRSFLVRNDDVDAFVKWTEGVDFWGQWMPTVPSSHNLFLGEYLWSPAWRHSNIPYYGNDGWVQPAHGCPVSVRTSSFEYHQGSKGFDCSVDDGFTLHLPDEAIVGAMNLAWSGDAADFHGPSGELLTQDPSAYHDGPAALLLRSDMTEEMRQKQGLSLCWIVLGERQAYLPGPMQHLGSVRISGSFTIKNGILSGSVKFRTDPWTDESTAGEPIGEKRF; this is encoded by the coding sequence TTGCAGATCAACTGGAAGCACATCTGGACCCTGAACGGTTCGCAGACGGAAGGTTTCGAGGAGTTCGCCAGCCAGTTGGCGCGCCGGGAAACAATGCCTCAGGGCACCAAGTTCACCCGGAAAGGCAAACCGGACGCCGGGATCGAGTGCTACTGGACATTGCCCTCGGGCGACGAGATCGCTTGGCAAGCGAAATACTTTCTGTCGCAGGAAGGCCTGGACTGGTCGCAAGTTGACGGTTCGATCAAGACAGCACTCGAAAAGCACCCAAGGCTCGTTCGGTATTACATATGCATTCCGGTTGACTTGCCGGACGCGCGGCTCCCGAAACAGAAGAGCGCCTTCGAGAAGTGGCAGGACCACGTCACGAAGTGGAAAGGTTGGGCTGCCAACAAAGGGATGTCGGTGGAGTTCGAGTGGTGGGGCGGCCACGAGATGCTCGAAAAGCTGTCCTCTCCCGCAAACGCCGGTCTGGCGCGATTCTGGTTCGATGCTGCGGTTCTCGACGCCGATTGGTTTGACAAGCGCCTTCAGGAAGCCATCGTCACAGCGGGGCCGCGGTATACCAAAGAAATCAACGTCGAATTGCCCCTCGTGGCAGACTTCGATGCTTTCGGCAGGACGGCAGAATGGGTGAGCCGTTTGAAACGATTTGCGAGCCAGATCAGCAAAGTTGCCCGCTTGGCGAGCTATGGACGCGACAAGCTCGGGGAGCAGCGTACTAATGTCGAAGACGTTCTCGCGTCGGTTGAGACAGTCATCGCAATGCTGCGGGAGATTTCCGTCGAACCGACCTCGCCTATTTCGTTCAAACCCATCCTCGACCAAATCGCAACCGCAGAGTCCGCGATTCACTCCGTGCTGGAGAAGCTGAGCGAAAGCGAACGACTCGAAGATGAGAAGCCGAGAGAAGGCGCGGACCGATCCTACCGGGAGAATCCCTTCCGCTCAACTCGATACAAGCTTTATGACGTTCAGCGCGATTTGGGCGAAGCCGCTGAGACATTGGGTCATACGGAGAGTCTGGCCCAGAGCGTTCTGCTTCTGTTGAACGGAACTGCGGGCATGGGCAAAACGCATCTCTTCTGCGACCTCGCGCTGAAACGTCAGAAGGCCGGTCTGCCCACAGTACTTCTCATGGGGCAACGGTTTGTAATGCCTGCGGAACCCTGGACGCAGGCATTACAGCAACTGGATCTCGCGCAATGGTCGGCGGGCGATTTTGTGGACGCATTGGAGTGTGTAGCGCAAGCGGCCAACGCACGAGTAATGGTCATGATCGACGCGCTTAATGAAGGCGCAGGAAGAGCGATCTGGCCGGACCACATGAGCGCGTTCCTCAAATTGATTGCGAGGTCGCCGTGGATCGCTGTCGCCGTAAGCGTTCGGAGCAGCTATGAAGAGCTCGTGCTGCCTGCCGGTGTCATCGCAACAGCAACGCGGGTGACCCACGAGGGCTTCGCCGACCACGAATACGACGCCTCGAAGACATTTTTCAAGCATTACGGCATCGAATTGCCGTCTACCCCCCTGCTCGCACCTGAGTATCGGAGCCCGCTCTTCCTGAAGAGCATCTGCCTGGGACTGCAAGCAGCAGGACACACCCGACTGCCACGCGGCTTCCATGGAATCACTCAGGTGTTCCAGTTGTATACAGGAGCGATCAACTCACGCCTTGCAAAGTCTCTGGACTTCGATGAGAAGGCACAGCTTGTGCAGAAGGCGTTGAAGCTGTTCGTTGCCGCTTTCCCGTCCCATCGCCAGCAGTGGCTCTCTCGCAGCGAAACGATCACTCTCGTGGACGAACTCCTGCCCGGTCGCAGCTTTCAGAGTTCGCTTTACCAGAACCTCGTTGGCGAAGGTTTGCTCGTCGAGAACCTGGTGCCGATGCAAGATGGAGTCGAGCAGGAGTTCGTCCATCTCGGATACGAACGGCTCACAGACCATTTCACGGCAGAACAGATTCTTGAGAAGGTCAGACAGGCCCCAAATCGCACCATCGAGGCTCCTCTCACCGACGATGACAAGCGCCTGACTTCAGGAGTGCTTGAATCGCTCTTCATCCAAGCACCTGAAACCCTGCAACAAGAGCTTTTGGACTTCGCCCCATCGGTGTCCTCGCATTGGCAGTGGCCCCATGCCTACATACAGAGTTTGATTTGGAGGTCGCCAAAGGCTTTCACTGACCGGACGATTGACTGGTTCAACCAGTCAATCGCTCGGGTTTCGGACCAGACCAAGGCGCTGGAGATCGTGCTAACCCTAGCAAGCGTTCCGGACCATCCGTGGAATGCGGACTTCCTGGATCGTCAACTCCGAAAGAGAAAGATGCCGGAGCGAGACGAGTGGTGGACCGTTAAGCTGCATTCTTTGTACGCAGATGAACGCTCGGCCGTCCATCGCATCATTGACTGGGCGCTCTCACTCAAGAGCGTCGATGTGGTGGAGGAAGAGTCAGTTCGACTTGCGTCGGTGACGCTTGCATGGCTTCTGTCCAGTTCGAATCGCTTCTTGCGTGATCGCGCGACGAAGGCGGCCGCGAATTTGCTTCGTGGTCGGGAGCCAGCTGCAGCGGATCTTGTCCGCGCATTTGCGACGGTCGATGATCTGTACATTCGGGAGCGCGTACTCGCCATCGCCTACGGTGTTGCGATGCGTTCGCGTGATGCAGCGCGGCTACAACCTCTGGCAGATGCCGTACTGGAAACAGTGTTCTCAACTCCTCCTGTCGTAGCTCACCATCTACTGCGCGATTATGCGCGAGGCGCTATCGAGAGACTGCACGTCTTGTCGCCTCAACCGGATCAAATTCTTGCGCGGGTACGACCGCCTTACGGAAGCAAGTGGCCGCGAATCCCCTCGAAGAAGGCAATTGAGAAGCTGGAAGAGTCGATCAAGGCGGGGGGCAAAGAGGCATTCGGAGCGTGGCGTATCACAGGCTCCGTTCTGCACGACGATTTCGGTCGTTATGTGATCGGCACGAATTCATGGTCAACCGATTGGCTCTCTCTCCGACTTGATCAACCGGAGTGGCGCTCTTACTCGGAACGGTTGCAACGTTTCCGTGATGAGTGCGATCCGACCTTGTCGGGTTTTTGGGAAAAGTACGAAGCGGCAGAATCGAAGCATTCGGAAGCATCTTCCAACAGGTTTCTTGCCGAACTGCGGTTTGGCATCCATGACGAAGGCGAACAAAGCGAAGACTTCGACGCGGCTATCAGCGACGCGGAGAAGCTGGTGAAGACAGCTCAGACGGCGTTGCTGAACCAGCTCAATCCGGAACGCGCTGACGAGCTTCGGAGTCTTTGGAAATCACGCCGGTCGCCGGAAGCGACCCGTGCGCCAAAGTTCGATCTTCACTTTACTCAGCGGTATATCGTCAAGCGCGTCTTCGATCTTGGCTGGACGACCAAGCGGTTTGAATACTTCGATCATCACGTCATCCGGTACAGCGGTCGAAGCGCGTCGAAGGCGGAACGAATCGGAAAGAAGTATCAATGGATTGCGTATCACGAAGCCTGCGCACTGATCGCCGACAACTTCCAGTATCGCGATGATCTTGGCCAGTCCGAGGTAAAGCACCACTATGAAGGGCCCTGGCAGGACAGTACGCGCGACATTGATACTTCCCATTCGTTTCTTTCCACCAAAGGCGATTCAGAATCGCAGGAGGGCTGGTGGGCACCGCAATTCCAACCCGATTGGGGCGAAGGACAGGATGGTCCAACATGGGCCCAGAACATCGCAGATTTTCCAGATATGGGTAGCCTGATCCAGAAGACGGATGCCTATGGCCGTACGTGGCTTGTCGCAGACCTCTCTTTTGACCGCGGCGGGCCCACTCCGGAAGGGATGGATCGAGACGAGGTCGAATCCAGACGATTCTGGTGCCACGTCAGAAGTTTTCTCGTGCGGAATGATGACGTGGATGCCTTTGTGAAGTGGACGGAAGGCGTTGACTTCTGGGGCCAGTGGATGCCAACCGTTCCGTCGTCCCACAATTTGTTTTTAGGCGAATATCTCTGGTCACCAGCGTGGAGACATTCGAACATTCCCTATTACGGCAACGATGGTTGGGTACAACCGGCTCACGGGTGTCCGGTGTCCGTTCGCACATCTTCCTTCGAATATCACCAGGGGTCGAAGGGCTTCGATTGCTCCGTGGATGATGGATTCACATTGCATCTTCCAGACGAAGCCATTGTGGGGGCCATGAATTTGGCTTGGTCAGGCGACGCTGCCGACTTCCACGGGCCAAGCGGCGAGTTGCTGACGCAAGACCCGAGCGCTTACCATGACGGACCGGCGGCTCTGCTGCTGCGAAGCGACATGACCGAAGAAATGCGTCAGAAGCAGGGTCTGAGCCTTTGCTGGATTGTTCTGGGAGAGCGGCAGGCCTATCTGCCCGGTCCAATGCAGCATCTTGGTTCCGTGCGCATCTCGGGAAGCTTCACAATCAAGAATGGCATCCTTAGCGGTTCGGTGAAGTTTCGGACCGATCCTTGGACCGACGAAAGCACGGCTGGAGAGCCGATTGGAGAGAAGCGCTTCTAA
- a CDS encoding YnfA family protein, translating into MQSLFWFVVASLLEIGGCFAFWVYFRLHKSPVWMAPGVLSLILFAMALTRVDSSEAGRAYAAYGSIYICSALVWMWVVEKNRPDLWDLSGAAVCLLGSAVILFGRHAVRP; encoded by the coding sequence ATGCAATCTTTGTTCTGGTTTGTTGTGGCATCGCTCCTCGAAATTGGCGGCTGCTTCGCTTTCTGGGTCTACTTCAGGCTTCATAAGAGTCCGGTATGGATGGCTCCGGGCGTCCTCTCGCTCATCCTTTTCGCAATGGCTTTGACCCGCGTGGATTCCAGTGAGGCGGGCCGCGCCTATGCGGCTTACGGAAGTATCTACATCTGTTCGGCCCTGGTGTGGATGTGGGTCGTTGAGAAGAACCGACCGGACCTTTGGGACCTGAGTGGAGCCGCAGTCTGTTTGCTTGGCTCTGCGGTCATTCTCTTTGGTCGCCACGCAGTCAGACCCTAG